In a genomic window of Alphaproteobacteria bacterium:
- a CDS encoding polyhydroxyalkanoic acid synthase, translating to MARKPALKPGAKPARSPAPTPPKPPSAPPAAIVPPPLPPTDPARWGRNTQAIDRMIRALQSRFTLGLSPASLTLAYLDWLIHFASSAGKMSELGENAAAKTMTFLTHAARQLAEGKDPGAFIAPLANDRRFASEQWKQWPFNLFVQNFLLAEQWWHYATTGVSGLSKHHEDVVSFAARQILDMMAPSNFLLTNPDVIAATIKEGGQNLVRGHRYFLDDLERAQSGSRPDSAHEFAPGAAVAVTPGKVVLKNELIELIQYAPTTSKVKAEPILIVPAWIMKYYILDLSPHNSLVKYLVDQGHTVFMISWKNPGPEDRHLSMDSYRQLGVMAAMDAISAIVPKKRFHAAGYCLGGTLLAIAAAAMARDGDDRLASMTLFAAQTDFEDAGEIMLFIDESQVTYLEDQMWDKGVLDTKQMAGAFQMLRSNDLIWSRVVSHYLLGQPDAMNDLMAWNADATRMPFRMHSEYLRRLFLDNELSKGRLMVDGKPVALTDIRCPIFAVGTTKDHVAPWKSVYKIGILSDTDVTFLLTSGGHNAGIVSEPGHSRRSFQMATRKDQDKFIDPDSWAAQAPRFEGSWWPAWEGWISAHSSGTMPPPPMGNGKVGYPPISDAPGVYVLGA from the coding sequence ATGGCCCGCAAACCAGCCTTGAAGCCGGGCGCCAAACCGGCCCGCAGCCCCGCCCCCACGCCCCCCAAGCCCCCGTCCGCACCGCCAGCCGCCATCGTTCCGCCGCCGTTGCCGCCTACCGATCCCGCCCGCTGGGGACGTAACACCCAGGCCATCGACCGCATGATCCGGGCGCTGCAAAGCCGCTTCACGCTGGGCCTGTCGCCAGCCTCCCTGACCTTGGCCTATCTGGACTGGCTGATCCATTTCGCCAGTTCGGCAGGCAAGATGAGCGAGCTGGGCGAGAACGCGGCGGCCAAGACCATGACCTTTCTGACCCATGCCGCCCGCCAGTTGGCCGAGGGCAAGGACCCAGGTGCTTTCATCGCGCCGCTGGCCAACGACCGGCGCTTTGCCAGCGAGCAATGGAAACAATGGCCCTTCAATCTCTTCGTGCAGAATTTCCTGCTGGCCGAGCAATGGTGGCACTATGCCACCACCGGGGTCAGCGGCCTGTCCAAGCATCACGAGGACGTGGTTTCCTTCGCCGCCCGCCAGATTCTCGACATGATGGCGCCCTCCAATTTCCTGCTGACCAATCCCGACGTGATCGCGGCCACCATCAAGGAAGGCGGGCAGAATCTGGTGCGCGGCCATCGTTATTTCCTGGACGATCTGGAGCGCGCGCAAAGCGGGTCGAGGCCCGACAGCGCCCATGAATTCGCGCCGGGCGCGGCGGTCGCGGTCACGCCGGGCAAGGTCGTGCTGAAGAACGAGCTGATCGAGTTGATCCAGTACGCTCCCACCACCTCCAAGGTCAAGGCCGAGCCGATCCTGATCGTGCCCGCCTGGATCATGAAATACTATATCCTCGACCTGTCGCCTCATAATTCGCTGGTCAAATATCTGGTCGATCAGGGCCATACGGTCTTCATGATTTCCTGGAAGAATCCGGGCCCCGAAGACCGCCATCTCAGCATGGACAGTTACCGCCAACTGGGCGTCATGGCGGCGATGGACGCCATATCCGCCATCGTCCCCAAGAAAAGGTTTCATGCCGCCGGCTACTGCCTGGGCGGCACGCTTTTGGCCATCGCGGCTGCGGCCATGGCCCGCGACGGCGACGACCGGCTGGCCAGCATGACCTTGTTCGCAGCGCAGACAGATTTCGAGGATGCGGGCGAGATCATGCTGTTCATCGACGAATCGCAGGTCACCTATCTGGAAGACCAAATGTGGGACAAGGGTGTTCTGGACACCAAGCAGATGGCGGGCGCCTTTCAGATGCTGCGCTCGAACGATCTGATCTGGTCGCGCGTGGTCAGCCATTATCTGCTGGGCCAGCCCGACGCCATGAACGACCTGATGGCCTGGAACGCTGACGCCACCCGCATGCCGTTTCGCATGCATTCGGAATATCTGCGCCGCCTGTTCCTGGACAATGAATTGTCCAAGGGCCGGTTGATGGTGGATGGCAAGCCGGTGGCCCTGACCGACATCCGCTGTCCCATCTTCGCCGTCGGCACCACCAAGGACCATGTGGCGCCCTGGAAATCCGTCTACAAGATCGGCATCCTTTCCGATACCGACGTCACCTTCCTGCTGACCTCGGGCGGCCATAATGCGGGCATCGTCAGCGAGCCGGGCCATTCCAGGCGCAGCTTCCAGATGGCGACCCGCAAGGATCAGGACAAGTTCATCGACCCGGATAGCTGGGCGGCCCAGGCCCCCCGCTTCGAAGGGTCCTGGTGGCCCGCATGGGAGGGCTGGATAAGTGCCCATTCTTCAGGCACCATGCCCCCGCCGCCGATGGGGAACGGCAAGGTCGGCTATCCGCCGATTTCGGATGCGCCGGGCGTTTATGTGCTTGGCGCTTGA
- a CDS encoding NAD+ synthase: protein MIRLCLAQLDPTLGDLPGNQGKIVAARDQAKAMGADLLVTSELALIGYPPEDLVKKPAFLKAAQAHLESLAQATADGGPAMLVGAPWAEDGKLYNAALLLEDGKIAQAVRKVHLPNYGVFDEMRVFDAASLQEPIPFKGLKLGVLICEDMWYADVAAHLKAQGADILIVPNGSPFELDKPGLRVAHAKARVGETGLALVYVNQMGGQDELVFDGASFALGRDATLKLQAPFWQEAVLPCDIQAGGDVAVGKIVSPPDDMCAIYQAMMVGLRDYVQKNRFPGVILGLSGGIDSALTAAVAADALGPDKVHTVMMPSPYTSQESLEDAKACADLLGIGYDMVGIEPAMQAFGQMLAPVFVGKSADITEENIQARSRGLLLMAISNKLGLMLLTTGNKSEMSVGYATLYGDMCGGYSVLKDVYKMTVFALCRWRNANQPEGALGPAGPVMPERIITKPPSAELKPNQTDQDSLPPYEVLDGILQGLVENEATVESLAQKGYDEATVKRVARMLDLAEYKRRQAPPGVKITSRAFGRDRRYPITNAFRP from the coding sequence GTGATCCGCTTGTGTCTGGCGCAGCTTGACCCCACGCTGGGCGACCTGCCCGGCAACCAAGGCAAAATCGTGGCGGCGCGTGATCAGGCCAAGGCGATGGGGGCCGATCTTCTGGTCACCAGCGAATTGGCGCTGATCGGCTATCCGCCCGAGGATCTGGTCAAGAAGCCCGCCTTCCTGAAAGCTGCGCAGGCGCATCTGGAGAGTCTGGCGCAAGCGACGGCGGATGGCGGTCCCGCCATGCTGGTCGGAGCACCCTGGGCCGAAGACGGCAAGCTCTACAATGCCGCCCTGCTGCTGGAAGATGGCAAAATCGCGCAGGCGGTGCGCAAGGTTCATCTGCCCAATTACGGCGTCTTCGATGAAATGCGCGTGTTCGACGCCGCTTCTTTGCAAGAGCCGATCCCCTTCAAGGGACTGAAGCTGGGCGTGCTGATCTGCGAGGACATGTGGTATGCCGATGTGGCGGCGCATCTGAAAGCCCAAGGTGCGGATATATTGATCGTGCCCAACGGCTCGCCTTTCGAATTGGACAAGCCAGGCCTGCGCGTGGCGCACGCCAAGGCGCGGGTTGGCGAAACCGGTCTGGCCTTGGTTTACGTCAACCAGATGGGCGGCCAGGACGAGCTGGTCTTCGATGGCGCCTCCTTCGCGCTGGGGCGCGACGCAACGCTGAAACTGCAAGCCCCCTTCTGGCAGGAAGCCGTTCTTCCTTGCGATATCCAAGCGGGCGGCGATGTGGCGGTGGGCAAGATCGTTTCCCCTCCCGACGACATGTGCGCCATTTACCAAGCCATGATGGTGGGGCTGCGCGACTATGTGCAAAAGAACCGCTTTCCCGGCGTCATTCTGGGCCTGTCCGGCGGCATCGACAGTGCTTTGACCGCCGCCGTCGCCGCCGACGCGCTGGGGCCGGATAAGGTGCATACGGTGATGATGCCCTCGCCCTACACCTCGCAAGAAAGTTTGGAAGACGCCAAGGCCTGCGCCGATCTGCTGGGCATCGGCTACGACATGGTGGGGATCGAGCCGGCCATGCAGGCCTTCGGGCAAATGCTGGCCCCGGTCTTTGTTGGCAAATCCGCCGACATCACCGAAGAAAACATCCAAGCCCGCTCGCGTGGGCTGTTGCTGATGGCGATTTCCAACAAGCTGGGGCTGATGCTGCTGACCACCGGCAACAAATCGGAAATGAGCGTCGGCTACGCCACCTTGTATGGCGACATGTGCGGCGGCTATTCGGTCTTGAAGGACGTTTATAAAATGACGGTCTTCGCGCTTTGCCGCTGGCGCAACGCCAACCAGCCGGAAGGTGCGCTGGGTCCGGCTGGCCCCGTGATGCCCGAACGCATCATCACCAAACCTCCCTCGGCCGAGTTGAAGCCTAACCAGACCGACCAGGATTCGCTGCCGCCCTACGAGGTGCTGGACGGCATTTTGCAGGGCTTGGTGGAAAACGAGGCGACGGTGGAATCGCTGGCGCAAAAGGGCTATGACGAAGCCACGGTCAAGCGCGTGGCCCGCATGCTCGATCTGGCCGAGTACAAGCGCCGCCAGGCTCCGCCCGGCGTCAAGATCACCAGCCGGGCCTTCGGGCGCGACCGGCGCTATCCCATCACCAATGCGTTTAGGCCATGA
- a CDS encoding 3-deoxy-7-phosphoheptulonate synthase class II — protein MGGKWTPDSWRGKPIVQVPDYPDILALERVETTLKNYPPLVFAGEARRLKAALAKVAAGKAFLMQGGDCAESFAEFHPNNIRDTFRVLLQMAVVLTFGGAFPVVKVSRMAGQFAKPRSSNTETVDGVTLPSYRGDMINGPDFTPESRTPDPERMLRVFNQSAATMNLLRAFSQGGYADLHKVHQWTLGFVAGSPQGERYRDLANRLDETLAFMEACGITSETTPQIRETDFFTSHEALLLNYEQALTRVDSTTGDWYDCSAHMLWIGERTRQPDGAHIEFLRGVGNPLGVKVGPKASSDELLRLIDLMNPANEPGRLTLITRMGAEQIAQSLPPLIRAVEREGRSVVWCCDPMHANTISTASGYKTRVFDRILDEVKRFFQIHKAEGTHAGGVHFELTGQEVTECVGGAQAITEARLSDRYETMCDPRLNASQSLELAFQLAELLKSERRAEADRLAAAG, from the coding sequence ATGGGCGGGAAATGGACCCCGGACAGTTGGCGGGGCAAGCCGATCGTGCAGGTGCCGGACTATCCGGACATCCTGGCGCTGGAGCGCGTCGAAACCACGCTCAAGAACTATCCCCCGCTGGTCTTCGCGGGCGAGGCCAGGCGCCTGAAGGCCGCCTTGGCCAAGGTGGCGGCGGGCAAGGCGTTCTTGATGCAAGGCGGCGATTGCGCCGAAAGTTTCGCCGAATTCCATCCCAACAACATCCGCGACACGTTCCGCGTTCTATTGCAGATGGCGGTGGTCCTGACCTTCGGCGGCGCCTTTCCGGTGGTCAAGGTCAGCCGCATGGCGGGCCAGTTCGCCAAGCCGCGCTCGTCGAACACCGAAACGGTGGATGGGGTGACGCTGCCTAGCTATCGCGGCGACATGATCAACGGCCCCGACTTCACGCCCGAATCCCGCACGCCCGATCCCGAACGCATGCTCCGCGTCTTCAACCAATCGGCGGCGACCATGAATCTGCTGCGCGCCTTCTCGCAGGGCGGCTATGCCGATCTGCACAAGGTGCATCAGTGGACGCTGGGTTTCGTGGCGGGCAGCCCGCAGGGCGAGCGATACCGCGATCTGGCCAACCGCTTGGATGAAACGCTGGCTTTCATGGAGGCTTGCGGCATCACCTCGGAAACCACGCCGCAAATCCGCGAGACCGATTTCTTCACCTCGCACGAGGCGTTGCTGCTCAATTACGAACAGGCGCTGACCCGTGTCGATTCCACCACCGGCGACTGGTACGACTGTTCGGCCCACATGCTGTGGATCGGCGAGCGCACCCGCCAGCCCGACGGGGCGCATATCGAATTCCTGCGGGGCGTCGGCAATCCGCTGGGCGTCAAGGTGGGTCCCAAGGCTTCCAGCGACGAATTGCTGCGCCTGATCGATTTGATGAATCCGGCCAACGAGCCGGGCCGCCTGACCTTGATCACCCGCATGGGGGCCGAGCAGATCGCGCAAAGCCTGCCGCCTTTGATCCGCGCCGTCGAGCGCGAGGGCAGAAGCGTGGTTTGGTGCTGCGATCCCATGCACGCCAACACCATTTCGACGGCTTCGGGCTACAAGACCCGCGTCTTCGACCGCATCTTGGACGAGGTGAAACGCTTCTTCCAAATCCACAAGGCGGAAGGAACGCATGCGGGCGGCGTGCATTTCGAGCTGACCGGCCAGGAAGTGACCGAATGCGTGGGCGGCGCCCAGGCCATCACCGAAGCCAGACTGTCCGACCGCTACGAAACGATGTGCGATCCCAGGCTCAATGCCAGCCAGTCGCTGGAACTGGCGTTCCAACTGGCCGAACTGCTGAAGTCCGAGCGCCGGGCCGAGGCCGACCGGCTGGCGGCGGCGGGCTAG
- a CDS encoding nicotinate phosphoribosyltransferase, with the protein MHPKDAEVARFTDSYFVRTKGVVEKFGDCAVTYAIFLRRPCVAAPRLAVDWLQEIAKARGTRFQIDLNFAEGDWVGAGEPLLYLSGSFKHLADLETLYLQKLGACCVAAYNAYTMCIDLPHVSFMAMDARHCAGTEMAEMMAYAASVGSQAAQRQSGASGFIGNANDSTAHYFGRDKGLGTMPHALIGYAGSTLRAAEMFVETYPDQDLTVLVDYFGREVTDGLEVCKRFPELAAKGRIGMRLDTHGGRFLEGLDPQKSYAVLERFEPKSIRGYRTETELRYLVGTGVSAAAIWHMREQLDAHGFDKVKIVASSGFGPAKCKVMAYSRAPIDVIGTGSYLPEVWTETYATSDVISYDGAPRVKVGREFLLKKQEGQP; encoded by the coding sequence ATGCATCCCAAGGACGCAGAGGTTGCCCGTTTCACCGACAGCTATTTCGTGCGCACGAAGGGCGTGGTCGAGAAGTTCGGCGACTGCGCCGTCACCTACGCTATCTTTCTGCGCCGTCCCTGCGTGGCGGCCCCCCGTCTGGCCGTCGACTGGCTGCAAGAAATAGCCAAGGCGCGCGGCACGCGCTTTCAGATCGACCTCAACTTCGCCGAGGGTGACTGGGTGGGTGCCGGCGAGCCATTGTTGTATCTGTCCGGTTCGTTCAAGCATCTGGCCGATCTGGAAACGCTTTACCTGCAAAAGCTGGGCGCTTGCTGCGTGGCTGCCTACAACGCCTACACCATGTGCATCGATCTTCCGCATGTTTCCTTCATGGCGATGGACGCCAGACATTGCGCAGGCACCGAAATGGCCGAGATGATGGCCTATGCCGCCTCGGTGGGATCGCAAGCCGCCCAGCGCCAAAGCGGCGCCTCGGGCTTCATCGGCAACGCCAACGATTCGACGGCGCATTATTTCGGGCGCGACAAAGGCCTGGGCACCATGCCGCACGCCTTGATCGGCTATGCGGGCAGCACGCTTAGGGCCGCCGAAATGTTCGTGGAAACCTATCCCGACCAGGACCTAACCGTGCTGGTCGATTATTTCGGACGCGAAGTGACGGACGGGCTGGAGGTCTGCAAGCGTTTTCCCGAACTGGCGGCCAAGGGGCGCATCGGCATGCGCCTCGACACCCATGGCGGGCGCTTCCTGGAAGGTCTCGATCCCCAGAAATCCTATGCCGTTCTCGAGCGGTTCGAGCCGAAATCGATCCGCGGCTATCGCACCGAAACCGAGCTGCGCTATCTGGTCGGCACCGGCGTGTCGGCTGCCGCCATTTGGCATATGCGCGAACAGCTAGACGCGCATGGCTTCGACAAGGTGAAGATCGTCGCCTCGTCGGGCTTCGGCCCGGCCAAATGCAAGGTGATGGCCTATTCAAGGGCGCCCATTGACGTCATCGGCACGGGGTCGTATCTGCCCGAGGTTTGGACCGAGACCTACGCCACCTCGGACGTCATCTCATATGACGGCGCGCCTCGCGTGAAGGTGGGACGCGAATTCCTTTTGAAGAAGCAGGAAGGCCAGCCGTGA
- a CDS encoding thioredoxin family protein → MSNRLRIFLLLLLVLAPFSKAWAGASPWVQSEVGAMRLISAQEGVGDDGAILLGLEFSLKSDWKIYWRSPGDAGYPPKMDWTGSANLAAMDVSWPLPERFTILGIETIGYKHELVLPLKAHLSEPGQPLGLKLSLDVLACKDICIPVMAQLALDLPKGPAGAALEAQRINQFAAAVPGDGAKHGLKLVGVWREGEKRLVLDALANPPFEKPDLFVEGPPGFFFSAPKVTLERRGQAARFEINVVEAPKQGLAGAPLVFTLADGKRGLEASLTPAEAQPPKPRMASLLGMIGLALLGGLILNLMPCVLPVLSLKIMSLIGHGGAERGQVRISFIASAMGILASFLILGLAAVGLKLTGNAVGWGLQFQEPVFLSFLAALVVLFAANMAGIFEIGIPHWLGGSGRALGHPHGLAQHFAAGMFATLLATPCSAPFLGTAVGFALAAGPLEILTIFLCLGLGMAGPYLAVAAWPQLAASLPRPGRWMLRLKQVLSLALLATALWLLSVIDSQAGYISALAVAVLLTLTVLFLYLRHRLDLPALGLAALLAALLAVPAPRLMPDASQTAKVSEAFWQPFDEAAIPALVKSGKLVFVDVTADWCVTCQVNKRLVLNREPIHALLMQPGLVAMKADWTKPNDAIGAYLAKFGRYGIPFNVVYGPNAPEGIALPELLSESAVITALKSASSH, encoded by the coding sequence ATGTCAAATCGCCTTCGCATCTTCTTGCTGCTGCTGCTTGTTTTGGCTCCCTTTTCCAAGGCCTGGGCCGGGGCTTCGCCCTGGGTCCAAAGCGAGGTGGGGGCCATGCGCCTCATTTCGGCCCAAGAGGGCGTGGGGGATGACGGCGCTATCTTGCTGGGCCTTGAATTTTCCTTGAAAAGCGACTGGAAAATCTATTGGCGCTCGCCGGGCGATGCCGGATATCCCCCTAAAATGGACTGGACGGGATCGGCCAATCTGGCGGCGATGGATGTTTCATGGCCCTTGCCCGAACGCTTCACCATCCTGGGCATCGAGACCATCGGTTATAAGCACGAACTCGTCTTGCCGCTAAAGGCCCATTTGTCCGAGCCAGGCCAGCCGCTTGGGTTGAAATTGTCGCTCGACGTTCTGGCTTGCAAGGATATTTGCATTCCCGTCATGGCCCAACTAGCGCTCGACCTGCCCAAGGGTCCGGCCGGGGCGGCCCTTGAAGCCCAGCGCATCAATCAATTCGCCGCCGCCGTGCCGGGCGACGGCGCCAAACATGGGCTGAAGCTGGTGGGGGTCTGGCGGGAGGGCGAGAAGCGGCTGGTTCTGGACGCTTTGGCGAATCCCCCCTTCGAAAAGCCCGATCTATTCGTCGAAGGTCCGCCCGGCTTTTTCTTTTCCGCCCCGAAGGTCACGCTGGAACGGCGCGGCCAAGCGGCGCGTTTCGAGATCAACGTGGTTGAAGCGCCCAAGCAGGGCTTGGCGGGCGCGCCGCTGGTTTTCACCCTGGCCGACGGCAAGCGGGGCCTGGAAGCCAGCCTGACGCCAGCCGAGGCGCAACCGCCCAAGCCCCGGATGGCGTCGCTGCTGGGCATGATCGGCTTGGCCCTGTTGGGCGGCCTGATTTTGAACCTGATGCCTTGCGTGCTGCCGGTTCTTTCCTTGAAGATCATGAGCCTGATCGGCCATGGCGGGGCCGAACGAGGGCAAGTTCGCATCAGCTTCATCGCCTCGGCCATGGGCATTCTGGCCTCGTTCCTGATCCTGGGGCTGGCCGCCGTGGGGCTGAAACTGACCGGCAATGCCGTCGGCTGGGGATTGCAATTCCAAGAACCCGTGTTCCTGTCGTTCCTGGCCGCCTTGGTTGTGCTGTTCGCGGCCAACATGGCGGGAATTTTCGAAATCGGCATTCCCCACTGGCTGGGCGGCAGCGGGCGCGCCCTGGGACATCCGCATGGTCTGGCCCAGCATTTCGCGGCGGGCATGTTCGCCACCTTGCTGGCCACCCCCTGCTCCGCCCCCTTCCTGGGCACGGCGGTTGGATTCGCGCTGGCCGCTGGACCTTTGGAAATTCTGACCATCTTTTTGTGTCTGGGACTGGGCATGGCCGGCCCTTATCTGGCCGTGGCGGCATGGCCGCAATTGGCGGCCAGCCTGCCGCGCCCTGGCCGCTGGATGCTTCGCCTAAAACAGGTCCTGTCCCTGGCCCTGTTGGCGACCGCCCTTTGGCTGCTTAGCGTCATCGATTCACAGGCCGGGTATATCAGCGCCCTGGCGGTCGCCGTGCTGTTGACGCTGACGGTCTTGTTTTTGTATCTGCGCCATCGGCTTGATCTTCCGGCCCTGGGGCTGGCGGCCCTGTTGGCCGCTCTGCTGGCGGTTCCGGCACCCCGTTTGATGCCCGACGCTTCGCAAACGGCAAAGGTCAGTGAGGCCTTTTGGCAACCGTTCGACGAGGCGGCGATTCCCGCCCTGGTCAAAAGCGGCAAGCTGGTGTTCGTTGACGTCACCGCCGACTGGTGCGTCACCTGTCAGGTCAACAAACGCCTTGTCTTGAACCGCGAACCCATTCACGCCCTGCTGATGCAACCGGGCCTTGTGGCGATGAAGGCCGATTGGACGAAACCCAACGACGCCATCGGCGCTTATCTGGCCAAGTTCGGCCGTTACGGCATCCCCTTCAATGTGGTTTACGGCCCCAACGCCCCCGAGGGCATCGCCCTGCCCGAACTTTTGAGCGAGAGTGCGGTCATAACAGCCTTGAAAAGCGCATCTAGTCATTGA
- a CDS encoding amino acid-binding protein has protein sequence MALVLISFFAPDRTGLVAAVAGRLFELGANLGDASFAVLGTGAEMSAVCDIPESLTQEELQAHLAALPELQDAKLAVTPFSLDPAHGPAGRVTHRVTVAGGDRPGLVARLSEVFGDFDANIVTMNAEHVPGHQGKARYIIRFAVAIPEGRANSCLATIANTAEELSQTVIFE, from the coding sequence ATGGCCCTGGTATTGATTTCCTTTTTCGCCCCCGACCGCACTGGTCTGGTGGCCGCCGTCGCGGGCCGCTTGTTCGAACTGGGGGCCAATCTGGGCGACGCCAGCTTCGCCGTGCTGGGCACCGGGGCCGAGATGAGCGCCGTTTGCGATATTCCAGAAAGCCTGACGCAAGAAGAGCTGCAAGCCCATCTGGCGGCGCTGCCGGAATTGCAAGACGCCAAGCTGGCGGTTACGCCCTTCTCGCTGGACCCGGCGCATGGACCGGCGGGGCGCGTTACCCACCGGGTGACGGTGGCGGGCGGCGACCGGCCCGGATTGGTGGCAAGGCTTTCAGAAGTGTTCGGCGATTTCGACGCCAATATCGTGACCATGAATGCCGAACATGTGCCCGGCCATCAGGGCAAAGCCCGCTATATCATCCGCTTTGCGGTGGCCATCCCGGAAGGGCGCGCCAATTCCTGTCTGGCCACCATCGCCAACACGGCGGAAGAACTCAGCCAGACGGTTATATTTGAGTGA
- a CDS encoding EAL domain-containing protein, which produces MARHGERRLDGGKILYRPLRRSVGLTSTSDNSEPLADHLRQTRDRFLALALAGADLLLEATQDGQVVFAVGQARALAGRGAKALEGSSLSSLFQEADKPRLEQALERMRQGRRLSAIAFDIVLPDGGRHSIWLSGYRIPEDFDGHLFLALANRPPALQPPVSPASQRTALPDRDDFARIAQSRLAEAGQAGLTYGLTLLDLPEVKALAQQEGPEAAQAFKHDLAQLLRAHSVGGESAGLLSDTKFGLVHDSSLDQNKLKRKIAELAGRSLPEGQTMGVNLATLDLDASGISDEEAAQALVYTINQFSRQEGSAFTVEALSRGVHGQLSATVSEMGLLKSLIGEGRFDLAYQPVVSLGSHVIHHFESLARLRSTEAGEESPFRLVTFAEDTGLIGLLDKAIYERVIDLLHRNFMGDAAVSLAVNLSGHSLSDGQFMKSLYGALDAAPPYRGRLLFEMTESSEVRDLAAVNARLQELRKRGHPVCLDDFGAGSAAFHYLRALTVDFVKIDGSYVQHVLKQPKDIPFLKAIAQLCKDLKISMIAEMIEDAGTAELLKSLGVQYGQGYYFGRPDQGLGGPRGEAAPSGFARRDGRLYWTG; this is translated from the coding sequence ATGGCCCGCCATGGCGAACGCCGCCTCGACGGCGGCAAAATTCTATACCGACCTTTACGACGGAGTGTTGGCCTGACCAGCACGTCAGACAATAGCGAACCGCTGGCGGACCATCTTCGCCAGACCAGGGATCGCTTTCTGGCCCTGGCCTTGGCGGGGGCCGATCTGCTCTTGGAAGCGACGCAAGACGGCCAGGTCGTCTTCGCCGTCGGGCAAGCCAGAGCGCTGGCGGGACGCGGCGCCAAGGCGCTTGAGGGCAGCTCCCTCTCCTCCCTTTTTCAAGAAGCCGACAAACCCAGGCTGGAGCAAGCGCTGGAGCGCATGCGCCAGGGCAGGCGGCTGTCGGCCATCGCCTTCGACATCGTTTTGCCTGATGGCGGCCGCCATTCGATTTGGCTTTCGGGCTATCGGATTCCCGAAGACTTCGACGGCCATCTCTTTTTGGCCTTGGCGAACCGCCCGCCTGCGCTTCAACCCCCAGTGTCCCCGGCAAGCCAGCGAACCGCCCTTCCCGATCGCGACGATTTTGCGCGCATCGCCCAATCCAGGCTGGCCGAGGCCGGGCAAGCGGGCCTGACTTACGGCCTGACCTTGCTGGATTTGCCCGAGGTCAAGGCGCTGGCGCAGCAAGAAGGCCCAGAAGCCGCCCAGGCCTTCAAGCACGATCTGGCCCAGCTTCTGCGCGCCCATTCGGTGGGCGGCGAATCGGCGGGCTTGCTGTCCGACACCAAATTCGGCCTTGTCCACGACAGCTCGCTGGACCAGAACAAACTGAAGCGCAAAATCGCCGAGCTGGCCGGACGCAGTTTGCCAGAAGGTCAGACGATGGGCGTCAATCTGGCCACCTTGGATCTGGACGCCTCGGGCATCAGCGACGAGGAAGCGGCCCAAGCGCTGGTCTACACCATCAATCAATTCTCGCGCCAGGAAGGATCGGCCTTCACCGTCGAAGCCCTAAGCCGGGGCGTGCATGGCCAGTTGTCGGCCACGGTCAGCGAAATGGGGCTGTTGAAGTCCCTGATCGGCGAGGGCCGCTTCGACTTGGCCTATCAGCCCGTGGTTTCCCTGGGCAGCCATGTCATTCATCATTTCGAAAGCCTGGCCCGCCTGAGAAGCACTGAGGCGGGTGAGGAATCGCCCTTCCGCTTGGTTACCTTCGCCGAGGACACCGGCCTGATCGGCCTTCTGGACAAGGCGATCTATGAGCGTGTGATCGATCTGTTGCACCGCAATTTCATGGGAGACGCGGCCGTCAGTTTGGCGGTCAATCTGTCGGGCCATTCGCTGTCCGACGGCCAATTCATGAAAAGCCTGTATGGCGCGCTGGATGCGGCGCCGCCTTATCGGGGCCGCCTTCTGTTCGAAATGACGGAATCCTCGGAAGTGCGAGACCTTGCCGCCGTCAACGCCCGCTTGCAAGAGCTGCGAAAGCGCGGCCATCCGGTATGCCTGGACGATTTCGGAGCAGGTTCCGCCGCCTTCCACTATCTGCGCGCGCTGACAGTCGATTTCGTGAAGATCGATGGAAGCTATGTGCAGCATGTGCTCAAGCAGCCCAAGGACATTCCCTTCCTGAAGGCCATCGCGCAATTGTGCAAGGATCTTAAGATCAGCATGATCGCCGAAATGATCGAGGATGCGGGCACGGCGGAATTGCTGAAAAGCCTGGGCGTGCAGTATGGTCAGGGCTATTATTTCGGACGCCCCGATCAGGGTCTTGGCGGACCACGGGGCGAGGCCGCTCCGTCGGGATTTGCGCGCAGGGACGGGCGGCTTTATTGGACTGGTTGA
- a CDS encoding YqgE/AlgH family protein: protein MSSEEPKGGFLAGQLLIAMPQMNDPRFSRAVIYVCAHGPEGAMGLVVNRVLDSFNFGDLLEQLGIVADPLASHIRVHFGGPVETGRGFVLHSAEYRHESTLVVDGQIGLTATIDVLKDIVGGHGPKKNILALGYAGWGAGQLEHEISENVWLTAPASEDLLFGDETGTTWERAMKKIHTHVDPALLAGQAGHA, encoded by the coding sequence ATGTCGAGTGAAGAACCCAAGGGCGGCTTTCTGGCCGGTCAGCTATTGATCGCCATGCCGCAGATGAACGACCCGCGATTTTCCCGGGCGGTCATATACGTATGCGCGCATGGGCCGGAAGGCGCCATGGGCTTGGTGGTCAACCGCGTGCTGGACAGTTTCAACTTTGGCGACCTGCTGGAACAACTGGGCATCGTGGCCGATCCGTTGGCGTCGCATATTCGCGTTCATTTCGGCGGCCCCGTCGAAACGGGGCGCGGCTTCGTGCTGCATTCGGCCGAGTATCGCCACGAATCGACCCTGGTGGTCGATGGCCAGATCGGCCTGACCGCCACCATCGACGTGCTGAAGGACATCGTGGGCGGACATGGACCCAAGAAAAACATCCTGGCCCTGGGCTATGCGGGCTGGGGGGCCGGACAACTCGAACATGAAATCTCCGAGAATGTCTGGCTGACCGCTCCGGCCAGCGAGGATCTATTGTTCGGCGACGAAACCGGCACGACCTGGGAACGCGCCATGAAAAAAATCCACACCCATGTCGATCCGGCGCTGCTGGCTGGACAAGCCGGGCATGCGTAA